In Providencia rettgeri, the following proteins share a genomic window:
- the gndA gene encoding NADP-dependent phosphogluconate dehydrogenase, with protein sequence MSKQQIGVVGMAVMGRNLALNIESRGYSVSIFNRSKDKTDEVIAENPGKKLVPNYTIEEFVDSLEKPRRILLMVKAGEATDKTIASLTPHLDKGDILIDGGNTLFTDTIRRNRELSEQGFNFIGTGVSGGEEGALKGPSIMPGGQKEAYELVAPILKEIAAQAEGEPCVTYIGADGAGHYVKMVHNGIEYGDMQLIAEAYSLLKGSLNLSNEELAGIFAEWNKGELSSYLIEITADIFKKKDEEGKYLVDVILDEAANKGTGKWTSQSALDLGIPLTLITESVFARYISFLKDQRVAASKVLTGPVLKAVEGDKKDFIEKVRRALYLGKIVSYAQGFQQLKAASEEYNWDLNYGEIAKIFRAGCIIRAQFLQKITDAYNQDAKIANLLLAPYFKQIADEYQQALRDVVCYGVQNGIPTPTFSAAISYYDSYRSAVLPANLIQAQRDYFGAHTYKRTDKDGVFHTEWME encoded by the coding sequence CTCAGTGTCTATCTTTAATCGTTCTAAAGATAAAACAGACGAAGTGATTGCCGAAAATCCAGGGAAAAAATTAGTTCCCAACTATACGATTGAAGAGTTTGTTGACTCTCTGGAAAAACCTCGCCGCATCTTGTTGATGGTAAAAGCGGGTGAAGCAACGGACAAAACCATTGCCTCGCTGACTCCTCATCTGGACAAAGGGGATATCTTAATTGACGGTGGTAATACCTTATTCACTGATACTATCCGTCGTAATCGTGAATTATCCGAGCAAGGCTTTAATTTCATCGGAACTGGTGTTTCAGGTGGTGAAGAAGGTGCACTTAAAGGTCCTTCAATTATGCCTGGTGGCCAAAAAGAAGCTTATGAATTAGTTGCGCCAATCTTAAAAGAAATCGCAGCACAAGCCGAAGGCGAACCTTGCGTGACCTATATTGGTGCAGATGGTGCGGGCCACTATGTGAAAATGGTTCACAATGGTATCGAATATGGTGACATGCAGTTAATTGCAGAAGCCTATTCATTATTAAAAGGTTCACTGAACCTCAGTAACGAAGAATTAGCAGGTATCTTTGCTGAGTGGAACAAAGGTGAACTGAGCAGCTACTTAATTGAAATCACAGCTGATATCTTCAAGAAAAAAGATGAAGAGGGTAAATATCTCGTTGATGTGATCCTCGATGAAGCCGCTAATAAAGGTACTGGTAAATGGACTAGCCAAAGTGCGCTGGATTTAGGCATCCCTCTGACTTTAATTACTGAGTCTGTCTTTGCGCGTTATATTTCTTTCTTAAAAGATCAACGTGTTGCGGCATCTAAGGTATTAACAGGTCCAGTCCTAAAAGCGGTTGAAGGTGATAAAAAAGACTTTATTGAAAAAGTTCGCCGTGCGCTGTATTTAGGTAAAATTGTGTCTTATGCACAAGGCTTCCAACAACTAAAAGCGGCATCAGAAGAGTATAATTGGGATTTAAACTACGGTGAAATCGCAAAAATCTTCCGTGCTGGTTGTATTATTCGTGCGCAGTTCCTGCAAAAAATTACGGACGCCTATAACCAAGATGCGAAAATTGCCAACTTGCTGTTAGCTCCATATTTCAAGCAAATCGCTGACGAATACCAGCAAGCACTGCGTGATGTTGTTTGCTATGGCGTACAAAATGGTATTCCAACACCAACATTCTCCGCCGCTATTTCTTATTATGATAGCTACCGTTCAGCAGTATTGCCTGCAAACTTAATCCAAGCGCAGCGTGACTACTTTGGTGCTCACACTTATAAGCGTACCGATAAAGACGGTGTTTTCCATACTGAGTGGATGGAATAA
- a CDS encoding multidrug effflux MFS transporter, giving the protein MRNFLILLLLLVLLGPLGIDLYLPTIPDIARDLGSSESVIQSTIALFILVLGLGQLISGPLVDRYGRKPIAILGIVLYIIGSGVAIVATTPTIFIASRLLQGVAVCCTSVVAFSCVRDRMNGTEAARAFGFLNGTLNIVPALAPLLGGLLAEAWGWRAPFWFLALYALVILALIVFLLPETRPVNLPKAKVIPLKTYWRILGNHQFIIFALVNAGTMGMALTYVSLAPTVLMGDAELTPLEFSIVFGVNGFWIMFASYIANYFIHKIGRPTCLLVGSLMMVLGCLGLLLGFIVLPIEIQSHWLVYMLPVACACTGLAFMMGTATSYALEPFGNEAGTASALVGFVQMAGGATLGLCAIGLPIAPKMSLALVMLVGCLFGLLARKKSLFLVKSI; this is encoded by the coding sequence ATGCGTAATTTTCTTATCTTATTACTTTTATTAGTATTACTTGGTCCATTAGGGATTGATTTATATTTGCCAACAATACCTGATATTGCGAGGGATTTGGGAAGTAGTGAGTCAGTGATTCAGTCTACGATTGCCTTGTTTATTTTAGTTTTGGGGTTAGGGCAGTTAATTTCGGGCCCATTAGTTGATAGATATGGTCGAAAACCTATCGCGATTTTGGGCATCGTGTTGTACATCATTGGTTCAGGTGTTGCTATTGTGGCAACAACACCCACAATATTTATTGCCTCGCGTTTATTACAAGGGGTTGCCGTTTGTTGTACTTCGGTGGTGGCATTTAGTTGTGTTCGTGACCGAATGAATGGCACAGAAGCGGCTCGAGCCTTTGGTTTCTTAAATGGGACATTAAATATTGTTCCCGCGTTAGCGCCACTACTAGGAGGTCTGCTGGCAGAAGCATGGGGCTGGCGGGCACCGTTTTGGTTTCTTGCTTTGTATGCATTGGTCATATTAGCGCTAATTGTGTTTTTGTTACCGGAGACACGTCCAGTTAATTTACCTAAAGCCAAAGTTATTCCGCTGAAAACCTATTGGCGAATTTTGGGAAATCATCAATTTATTATTTTTGCTTTAGTGAACGCAGGCACGATGGGTATGGCATTAACATATGTGTCACTTGCACCAACTGTGCTGATGGGGGATGCCGAATTAACCCCGCTTGAGTTTTCTATAGTATTTGGTGTTAATGGTTTTTGGATCATGTTTGCCAGTTATATCGCTAATTACTTTATTCATAAAATAGGGCGACCAACCTGTTTATTAGTGGGTAGTTTAATGATGGTACTTGGCTGCTTAGGATTATTGCTAGGTTTTATCGTATTGCCGATAGAAATACAAAGTCATTGGCTTGTTTATATGTTACCTGTCGCTTGTGCTTGTACAGGGCTAGCTTTTATGATGGGAACGGCGACAAGCTATGCTTTAGAACCGTTTGGTAATGAAGCAGGCACCGCATCTGCCTTAGTGGGGTTTGTTCAAATGGCAGGGGGAGCAACTCTCGGACTTTGTGCAATCGGTTTGCCTATCGCGCCAAAAATGTCATTGGCATTAGTTATGTTGGTAGGCTGTTTGTTTGGATTGCTTGCAAGAAAAAAGAGTTTATTTCTTGTTAAATCAATATAG